Proteins from a genomic interval of Hemitrygon akajei unplaced genomic scaffold, sHemAka1.3 Scf000034, whole genome shotgun sequence:
- the LOC140719964 gene encoding uncharacterized protein, whose product MPFTSSDCGKGFTQSSQLKSHQRVHTGEKPFTCSECGKGFARSSELKVHQRVHTGERPFTCSDCGKGFTHSSNLHRHQRVHTGEKPFICSECGKVFAQSSELKSHQRVHTGEKPFTCSECGKRFVRSSVLKLHQRVHTREMPFTCSDCGKGFTHSSNLQRHQRVHTGEKPFTCSECGKGFAQSSELKSHQRVHTGEKPFTCSECGKGFVRSFELKLHQRVHTSERPFTCSDCGKGFTHSSNLHRHQRVHTGEKPFTCSECGKRFAQSSQLKLHQRVHTGEKPFICSECGKGFAQSSELKVHQRVHTGERPFSCSECGKGFIRSSQLLRHQQIHTGEKPFICSECGKGFTDSVHLKEHQFVHTVERPFTCSDCGKGFTRRFSLLTHQLDHSEEKPFTCSECGKGFTQSSQLKEHQRIHTGEKPFVCSECGKGFTQSSQLKLHQRVHTGERPFICSECGKGFSRSSQLLRHQRIHTGEKPFICSECGKGFTDSAQLKEHQLVHTGERPFTCSECGKGFSRSSQLSRHQQIHTGDKPF is encoded by the coding sequence atgccattcacaagctcagactgtgggaagggattcacccagtcatctcaactgaagtcacatcagcgagtccacactggggagaagccgttcacttgctctgaatgtgggaaaggatttgctcggtcatctgaactgaaggtacatcagcgagttcacactggggagaggccattcacctgctcagactgtgggaagggattcactcactcgtccaacctacacagacaccagcgagttcacactggggagaagccatttatctgctctgaatgtgggaaggtatttgctcagtcatctgaactgaagtcccatcagcgagtccacactggggagaagccgttcacttgctcagaatgtgggaaaagattcgttcggtcatctgtactgaagttacatcagcgagttcacactcgggagatgccgttcacctgctcagactgtgggaagggattcactcactcgtccaacctacagagacatcagcgagtccacactggggagaagccattcacctgctctgaatgtgggaaaggattcgctcagtcttctgaactgaagtcacatcagcgagtccacactggggagaagccgttcacctgctcagaatgtgggaaaggatttgttcggtcatttgaactgaagttacatcagcgagttcacactagtgagaggccgttcacctgctctgactgtgggaagggattcactcactcgtccaacctacacagacaccagcgagttcacactggagagaagccattcacgtgctctgaatgtgggaaacgattcgcccagtcatctcaactgaagttacatcagagagtccacactggagagaagccattcatatgctctgaatgtgggaagggatttgctcagtcatctgaactgaaggtacatcagcgagttcacactggtgagaggccgttcagctgctcagaatgtgggaaaggattcattcgttcatctcaactcctgagacaccagcaaattcacactggggaaaaaccattcatctgctcagaatgtgggaagggattcaccgatTCAGTTCATCTGAAAGAACATCAGTTtgttcacactgtggagaggccgttcacctgctcagactgtgggaaaggattcactcggcgtTTTAGTCTATTAACGCACCAGTTAGATCACAGTGAGGAgaaaccattcacatgctctgaatgtgggaaaggattcacccagtcatctcaactgaaggagcatcagcgaatccacactggggagaagccgttcgtctgctctgaatgtgggaagggattcactcagtcatctcaactgaagttacatcagcgagttcacactggcgagaggccattcatctgctctgaatgtgggaaaggattcagtcgtTCTTCTCAGCTCTtgagacaccagcgaattcacactggggagaagccattcatctgctcagaatgtgggaagggattcaccgatTCAGCTCAGCTGAAAGAACATCAgcttgttcacactggggagaggccgttcacctgctctgaatgtgggaaaggattcagtcgtTCATCTCAGCTCTCGagacatcagcaaattcacactggggataaACCATTCTGA